AATCCTGTCCAAGACGAACAAGAGCATCATATACAGAAGCATCTCCATGTGGATGGTAGTGTCCCAAAACTTCACCAACGATGGTAGCACATTTTTTTGTCTTTCCACCGCTTGCAAGATGAAGAGTATCCATAGCGTACATAATACGTCTATGTACAGGCTTAAGACCATCACGAACGTCAGGCAAAGCACGCTGAACAATTACAGACATTGAGTAGTCAATATAAGCCTGCTTAACTTCATCCTCAATCGGGATTTTAATGAGAGAGCCACCTTCGGCAGTTTTGATTTCTTCCATCGTCTTCTCCAATGAAGTAACTTAAATAATCGTACAATTGTAGCATTTTTTTAAGTTTTAGTCTTTAATTGCCATAACTAATGAGTGGTAGTTATGATTTATAATACTTTTCTGTATAATTTGGCCTTAAAAGTCTGGCTACCGTCGAGTTTTGAATATTCAGCATCCTGATAATAAGACATACCGAGTTTTTCCATTACACGACGAGAGCCATAATTGTCTACACAGAATTCTCCATCAATAATTTTGATATCAAATTTGCTTCGACCGTATTCAATTATTTTTTCCATTGCTTCAACTGTAAGACCTTTCTTCCAGTAATCACATGCAAGGTTATAACCTATTCTCCAGGTGTCTATATCTTCGTGATAGTACATTCCACCACTTCCAATCAGCTCGCCTGTTTCTTTGTAAACAAATCCATAATCTATGTTCTTTTCATTTTCATAAAGATGAGACAACCATTCACGACCATCTTCAGGACTTTTATAAAGAGGATAGATTATGAATTTGTTTACTCTAGGATCACCTGTCCATTTAAAAACTGCATTTAGATCATCTACAGAAAGAGGACGTAAAATTAAACGAGAAGTTTCTAATACAGGTAATTCTACTTTTTTCATTTGTTACTCCAGAATTTTATGCAAGATGTTTTATCTGATCTTCAATATTTTTTAACATTGATTCATAATCAAATGCTGCATCTTTATTATATTCCATTACGATATTCATTATTCCATTAACAGTAATTACACATAAGCTGCAATCAAAATTAGTCTGCATTGGTGAAGAAACTTCCATTTCTTCTACTTTTACTTTACTTGTCTCAGAAAAAGAAGCTCTTCCTATGTTACTAATTAAGAAAGGACGTCTTTTTGGTGAAAATATTGCATTATATTTTGCAGCAATTTCATTTTTGTAACATCCAGTTGATTCAAAACATATTGCGTCATATAAGCTTGCATCAAGCAAATTATTCATCGCCCAAGAAAAAATAATATTTTTTTTATCCTGCAAAATAGCATGTACGTTTTTATGAATAGAAGTTGCATTTTCCCAGAAGTTTTTTGTCTCATCATAGAAAGTATCTACACCAAATCCACCTGAATAATTGCCCATTCCTTCTCTCATTTCAGGTAAGCCATCTGCAACAACAGTTAGCTTTTCATTACGGGCAAAAACTTTTGCTGCAGTTGTCATTAAAATACTGTTGATACTTACTTTATACTTTTTACTTATGCTGACCAATTTTGTCATTTCTTTTTGATCAAACTTCAATGTTTTTACACTTTTTGTATTTTTAGACCAGTATTTGTCAAAAATATTTAAGTAATCTTCGTTTGTAAATATTGTATTATTCTGTTTCCACATTTCATTAAAAGAAACTAAAGTATTTTTAAGAGAATCTGGAAGAGGAATATTATTTTCAATATATTTTTGAGTAACTACATTATGTGGGAAAACTGGTTTATCTTCGTTTTCGAAAGTTCCATTTTCTATTGCATCAAGATTTTTTATAATTTCATCGAACAACATTAAGACTGATTTTCCGTCACCACCTAAGTGATGCTCAATCATTCTTATATTCATATAGCCATCTAAATCTTCAATGATAAAGCGAATCATTTCTCCTTTATCAAATCGGAATGGAATTTTTGACTGTTCGTTAGTTAATGTCTGTAAATCAGTATGATAGTTTCTTACTTCAATACTTGGATTTACCTTTTCTCCATTATAAATAAAATAAGCTTGTCCGTCTGATTTTCTTTCAACACGGCTTCTTAAACTTTCAAATCTGT
The Treponema bryantii DNA segment above includes these coding regions:
- a CDS encoding GNAT family N-acetyltransferase, which codes for MKKVELPVLETSRLILRPLSVDDLNAVFKWTGDPRVNKFIIYPLYKSPEDGREWLSHLYENEKNIDYGFVYKETGELIGSGGMYYHEDIDTWRIGYNLACDYWKKGLTVEAMEKIIEYGRSKFDIKIIDGEFCVDNYGSRRVMEKLGMSYYQDAEYSKLDGSQTFKAKLYRKVL
- a CDS encoding condensation domain-containing protein; translated protein: MEKKITNDRVMLDGLSMHIIASVKIKGCTDVNNLKTAINYSVNRFESLRSRVERKSDGQAYFIYNGEKVNPSIEVRNYHTDLQTLTNEQSKIPFRFDKGEMIRFIIEDLDGYMNIRMIEHHLGGDGKSVLMLFDEIIKNLDAIENGTFENEDKPVFPHNVVTQKYIENNIPLPDSLKNTLVSFNEMWKQNNTIFTNEDYLNIFDKYWSKNTKSVKTLKFDQKEMTKLVSISKKYKVSINSILMTTAAKVFARNEKLTVVADGLPEMREGMGNYSGGFGVDTFYDETKNFWENATSIHKNVHAILQDKKNIIFSWAMNNLLDASLYDAICFESTGCYKNEIAAKYNAIFSPKRRPFLISNIGRASFSETSKVKVEEMEVSSPMQTNFDCSLCVITVNGIMNIVMEYNKDAAFDYESMLKNIEDQIKHLA